A region from the Benincasa hispida cultivar B227 chromosome 10, ASM972705v1, whole genome shotgun sequence genome encodes:
- the LOC120089517 gene encoding protein MET1, chloroplastic, translating into MSLASHYLYSSCSSHPLPKIRPPNNSSSSFTLYSQSHPKLFPFHVSFSTSFSLKPSPFILRASDTESKSDTGLGDSDDADQPQPYEEYEVELQQPYGLKFAKGRDGGTYIDAIAPGGFADKTGLFTVGDKVIATSAVFGTEIWPAAEYGRTMYTIRQRIGPLLMKMQKKYGKTDSFGELTEKEIIRAERNSGVVSNKVREIQLQNALRLKEQKARRENDLRQGLRLYKNAKYEEALEKFESVLGSKPTPDEASVASYNVACCYSQLNQLKAGLSALEDALEAGFEDFKRVRTDPDLSNLRTLEEFEPLVKRFDESFINENAINAIKSLFGFKK; encoded by the exons ATGTCTTTAGCTTCCCATTATCTGTATTCTTCTTGTTCTTCCCACCCACTTCCCAAAATTCGCCCTCCTAACAATTCCTCTTCTTCCTTCACTCTGTACTCCCAATCCCATCCAAAACTCTTCCCCTTTCATGTCTCTTTCTCCACCTCCTTTTCCCTTAAACCCTCACCTTTCATCCTCAGAGCATCCGATACAGAATCCAAAAGCGACACTGGACTCGGTGATTCAGATGATGCTGACCAACCTCAACCTTATGAAGAGTATGAAGTGGAGCTGCAGCAACCTTACGGTTTGAAATTCGCCAAGGGCCGAGATGGTGGAACTTATATCGACGCCATTGCACCTGGTGGTTTTGCCGATAAGACTGGATTGTTCACCGTTGGGGATAAAGTTATTGCTACCAG TGCAGTATTTGGGACAGAAATATGGCCTGCTGCTGAATACGGAAGGACAATGTACACAATTCGGCAAAGAATTGGTCCGTTACTCATGAAAATGCAGAAGAAATATG GAAAAACAGATAGTTTCGGTGAGTTGACGGAAAAGGAGATAATCAGAGCAGAAAGAAACTCGGGTGTAGTCAGTAATAAAGTGAGAGAAATTCAA TTGCAAAACGCCTTGAGGTTGAAGGAGCAGAAAGCACGCAGAGAAAATGACCTACGCCAAGGACTGCGTCTCTATAA GAATGCTAAATATGAGGAAGCATTGGAGAAATTCGAATCAGTGTTGGGATCAAAACCAACTCCAGACGAAGCTTCGGTTGCCAGTTACAATGTTGCATGCTGTTATTCCCAACTAAATCAG TTAAAAGCTGGGCTATCGGCACTGGAAGACGCCTTGGAAGCAGGATTCGAAGACTTTAAG AGAGTTCGGACGGATCCTGATCTATCAAACCTAAGAACATTGGAGGAATTTGAGCCTCTTGTGAAAAGGTTTGACGAATCGTTTATCAATGAGAATGCCATCAATGCCATCAAGTCGCTATTCggcttcaaaaaatga
- the LOC120089401 gene encoding mediator of RNA polymerase II transcription subunit 21-like, translating into MDIISQLQEQVNSIAALAFNTFGTLQRDAPPVRLSPNYPEPPSQEPTEDSANIAEQPKLMSAALVKAAKQFDALVAALPLSDGGEEEQLKRIAELQAENDAVGQELQKQLQAAEKELIQVQELFSQVADNCLNLKKAD; encoded by the exons ATGGACATAATTTCCCAACTGCAGGAACAAGTTAACTCAATTGCTGCTTTAGCTTTCAACACATTTGGGACATTACAAAGAGACGCTCCTCCAGTTCGTTTATCCCCTAATTACCCCGAACCACCGTCTCAAGAACCTACAGAGGACAGTGCAAATATCGCAGAACAGCCCAAGCTTATGAGTGCCGCTTTGGTGAAAGCTGCTAAGCAG TTTGATGCATTGGTTGCAGCATTGCCTCTCTCTGATGGAGGTGAAGAAGAGCAGTTGAAAAGGATTGCAGAACTGCAG GCTGAGAACGATGCTGTAGGTCAAGAACTTCAAAAGCAGCTACAAGCAGCAG AGAAAGAATTAATACAAGTTCAGGAGCTGTTCAGCCAGGTGGCAGATAATTGCTTGAACTTGAAGAAAGCAGATTAA